One Ornithinicoccus hortensis genomic window, CGGGCACGACTCCGACGCCCTGGAGGCCGACGGCGCGGACGGCTTCCGCCGGGCCACCCGGGAGCAGCTGCGCGCCGGGGCGGACCTGATCAAGGTCTGCATCTCCGGCGGGATCGCCGGCGAGCACGAGGGCATCGACACCCCGCAGCTGACCGACGAGGAGATGGCGGCGGTGATCGGCACCGCCCACGACTGGGGGCGGCAGGTGACCGCCCACGCCGGCCCGTCGTCGGTCATCGCCCGGGCGGTCGAGCTCGGGGTCGACGGCATCGAGCACGGCTACCAGCTCACCGAGCAGGTGTGCGCGCTGATGGCCGAGCGCGGCGTGCGCTACGTGCCGACGATCACGGTCAGCCGGTGCCGGGAGTTCCTCGAGCTGCACCAGGTCCCGGACTGGATGATCGACCGCGCCCTGTCGGCGGCGCCGGAGCACTGGGCGAGCCTGCAGCGGGCGATCGCCGCGGGGGTCACCATCGTGATGGGCAGCGACACGCCGCCCGATGCGGCGCTGGACGGCACGACCGCCACGGTCCGCGAGATGGAACTCATGGCCGAGGCCGGGATGACCCCGGCCCAGGTGCTGCGGTCGGCCACCAGCGGCGCTGCGGAGTGGCTGGGCGCCGCCGACCGCGTCGGCACGCTCGCGCCCGGGGCCGCCGCCGACTTCCTGGTGCTGGACGCCGATCCGGCCGCCGACGTCGCGGCGCTGCGCACGCTGCACACCGTCGTCCAGGGCGGCGAACCCGTCCGCGACGACCGGGGCCTGCTCGCCGGGAGGGGACGCCGGTGAGCGAGGACACCCCGCATCCGGTGGAGGCCGTCACCGAACTGTCCGACCTGCGCGTGGTCGTGGACCGCATCGAGGGCCGCTCGGTGTGCGGGCTGCGGCCGGGCGACTTCTTCGAGGTCACCGAATCCAACCGGGTGCAGATCAAACCGGGCCGGCACTTCTGCCTGTATGCCCTGGCCGCGGTGCTCCCGCTGTTGCCGGCCAAGCAGCGGGCGCTGGACCCCGGTGACTGGATGGCCCGGGACAGCGAGGTCGCCTGCCCGGACCCGGAGGAGCGGCTGATCATGCGGATCGAACGCACCGGGACCCGCCGGATACCGACCGAGGACCTGACGTGACAGCCGCCGCCACACCCTGGCCCGAGCGCGCGGTCAGCGTCGCCGTCCAGTCGGACAAGACGCCGCGGGACTACGCCCGGCTGGCCACCCAGGCCCAGGGGTGGGGCTTCGACGGGGTCAGCGTCTACGCCGACCTCGGCTTCCAGCCCCCGGTCCCCGCGCTGCAGACGATGGCCGAGCACTCCGAGCGCCTGGTGCTCGGGCCGGCCTGCCTGAACCCGTTCACCGTGCACCCGGTCGAGATCGCCGGTCAGATCGCGGCGCTGGACGCGGTCAGCGGGGGCCGCGCCTACCTCGGCCTGACCCGCGGCTCCTGGCTCGGCGAGCTCCACCTCGAGCAGCGGGCGCCGGTCGCCGCGCTGCGGGACACCGTGGAGATCGTCAACCGGTTGCTGGCCGGCAACACGGGCGGCTACCGGGGGCAGGCATACGGCATCAGGCCGGGGTTCCGGCTGCGCTACCGCCCGCTGCGCGACCGGATCCCGGTGCTGCTCGGCGTCTGGGGACCGCGGGGTGCGGCGCTGGCCGCCGAGTTGGCCGACGAGGTCAAGATCGGCGGGTCGGCCAATCCTGCGATGGTGTCCACCATGGCCCACTGGCTGGCCGAGGGCTGCCGACAGGCTGGCCGCCTCCCGGATGCCGTGGGGGTCGTGGCCGGAGCGGTCACCGTGGTCGACCACGACCGCGCCGCCGCACGCGCCCTGGCCCGCACCGAGGTCGCCATGTACCTCGACGTCGTGGCCGCCCTCGACCCCACGGTCACCGTCGACCCCGACCTACTGGCCCGGCTGCGCGACCTGCTCACCGAGGGCCGCGACTCCGACGCCGGAGCGCTGCTCCCCGACGATTTGCTCGACCGCTTCGCGTTCGCCGGGAACCCCGCCGACCTGGCCGAGCACGCGCTGACCCTGTTCGACGCCGGGGCGACCCGGATCGAGTTCGGCACGCCGCACGGCCTGGACTCCGGGCGCGGGCTGGACCTGCTCGGCCGGGAGGTCCTCCCCCGGATCCGCAGCCGCCACCCGTCCGAGGCGTCCCCCACCACCTACCCGGAGCCCGCATGAGTCGCACCACCGTCCGGACCATCGCCGACAAGTACGTCGCGGCGCTGGCCACCACCTCACCGTCCGCCGCCGAGGCGCTGGGCCAGGTCCCGGAGATCCTCGTGCCGGACCTGTCCCCCCAGGCCGCCCACGCCCGGAACGACCTCCAGCGGCGCACCCTGCACGCACTGCGCGACGTCCCGGCGGAGGGCGCCGAGCGGGTGCTGGCGGTGGCGATGCGGGAGCGGCTGGCCAGCGACCTCGCGCTGGACGACGTCGGGTTCACCCCCCGGCTGCTGGCCCCGCTGGCCACCCCGGTGCACCAGGTCCGGCAGGTGTTCGACAACCTGCCCACCGGCGACAGCGCCGAGGTGGACCGGGTGCTGGCCAACCTGGAGCGGGTCCCCACGGCATACGCCCAGTACCGCGAGGCGCTCACTGCGGCCGCCGCCGACGGGCACGTGGTGCCGTCCCGCCAGGCCCGCATCGTCGCGCAGCAGTGCCGCACCTGGATCGACCCGGCGGGCGCCGACTACTACACCGCGCTGGCCGACCGGGCCGCCGAGCACGCCCGGGACGCCAGGGCGGTCCGCCGCGCCGCGGAGGCGGCGACCACGGCCACCGCCGAGCTGGCCGACTGGCTCGAGCACACCCACGCGCGGCTGGGCTCGGAGCAGGACGGGGTGGGCATCGACTTCTATGAGGTGACTTCCAAGGCACTGCTCGGCACCGTGGTGGACCTGGAGGAGACCTACGCCTACGGCTGGGCCCGCCTGGCCATGCTGACCCGCGAGGTGCAGCAGGTCTCCCGCCGGATCACCGGGGGCAACGGCGGTCTGACGGAGGCCACCGCCATCCTCGACGCCGACAGCCCCCGGGTGCCGGTCGGCCCCCTGCTCGTCGACTGGATCCAACAGCGAATCCAGGCCTCGGTGGACGCCGTGGACGGCACCGTCTTCGACCTGCCGGACGCCGCCCGCCACTGCGAGGGGCGGCTGTCCACCCCCGGCTCCGGCGTCATCTACTACTCCCCGCCCGACATCGCGCGGACCCGCCCCGGCCGCGTCTACTGGTCCACCCCGCCGGACGCGGAGACGATGCCGGTCTGGCGCGAGGTCAGCACGGTGCACCACGAGGGCGTGCCCGGTCACCACCTGCAGTACGCGATCTCGATGAGCCAGCCGGACCTGCACCCGTGGCAGCGCTACCTGTGTCACGTGCACGGGTATGCCGAGGGCTGGGCCCACTACGCCGAGGGCCGGGCCGAGTCGTGGGGCCTGGTGCACGACGACGCCGACCGGCTCAGCGTGCTGCTCGCCCAGCGCTGGCGCGCCGCCCGGATCGTGATCGACATCGGGTTGCACCTGGACCTGCCGATCCCGCCCGGCAACGGCGTCACCCGCCGCCGCCGGTGGACCCGCACCTCGGCGCGCGAGGTGTTGGTGCAGGTCAGCGCGCTGGACGCGCACACGGCGACGTTCGAGGTGGATCGCTACCTCGGCTGGCCGGGGCAGGCCCTCGCCTTCTGCGTGGGCGCCCGCCTGTGGGAGCAGGCGCTCACCCAGTCCCGCGCCGTCGGCGGGGCCAACTTCACCGAGAAGGGCTTCCACATGACCGCGTTGCAGCTGGGTCCGATGGGGCTCGGACCGTTGCAGACCCTGCTCACCGAGCAGGTCTGAGGCATGGCGACCGATCCGGTCCTGGCCGGCTACGCCGACGAGACGCACCGGGCCGACCCGCTGTCGCCGGCCGGCCGCGCGCTCGGGCTGTGGGACGGCCGGCTGCCCGATCCCGCGGCGGAGGCCGACCGCGCCACGGCGCTGCGCGCCCACCTGGCCGACTTCGACCGGCTCGACCCGCAGGACGCGACCGGGCGGCTGGACCTGGCGGTCTCCCGGATCGACGCGACCCACCGGTTGCGTGAGCTCGAGGAGCTTGCCCCGTGGACCCGGATCCCCTACCGGGCCACCGAGACGCTCGGGGCGGCACTGCAGCACGCGATGACCGGTGAGCTCCTGCATACGACCCTCGCCGACGTGCCGCGGTTCCTCCGCGACGCCGTCGCCGCCCTCGACCCGCGACGGGTGCCCGGGGCGTATGCCGAGGCCGCCCTGGCCGCCCTGCCCGGGCTGGGCGGGTTGCTGGCCGAGGCCGAACGGGTCGGTGCCGACCCCGCGGCGGTGAGCGGCGCGCGGACCGCGCTGACGGCATACGAGGAGCAGGTGCGGGACGTCGCCGCGGAAGCGGGCGGCAGCTGGGTGGCCGGGCGGGACTACCTGGAGCACTGCCTGCGCGACTACTTCCGGCTCGACGTGGGCGTCGACGAACTGGCCGCCTGGGGGCGCGAGCAGGTGGCCCGCGACCAGCAGCGGCTGACCGAGCACGCCGCGGCCACCGGCACGGGCAGCTGGCAGGAGCAGATCGAGGCCATCCGGGCCGACCACCCCGCGGCCGAGGACCTGCTCGACACCTACCGCGCCGCGGTGGCCCGCTCCCGGCGGCACACCGAGGAGCTGCGGCTGGCGGACCTGCCCGCGGGCGAGGAGTGCCTGGTCGACGAGGTGGCCGAGTTCCAGCGGCACACCATGCCGATGGGCTTCATGGACCTGGCGCCGACCACGGGTGAGTCACTGCGCAGCTACCTGCGGATCACCCCTGTGCGCCGGCTCGAGGACGGCCGCCCCGACCCGGACCACCTGGCCGAGAGCTGCCACGCGCTGATCACCACGATCGCCGGGCACGAGACCTACCCCGGCCACCACCTGCAGCGGGTGCACCACAAGCGGGCCACCGCCGGCAACGCCTCGATCCGCCGGACCTTCACCTCGGCGGTCTTCGTCGAGGGGTGGGGTCTCTACGTCGAGGACGTGATGCGGGAGACCGGTTTCATGGACAGTCCTGGACTCACCCTTTACGCTCTCCGCAACTCGCTCTGGCGATCCGCACGTGTGGTCGTCGACGTGGGGTTGCACACCGGGACGCTGAGTCAGGAGGAGGCGGTGGAGGTGTTGATGCGTGAGGCCGCGCTGGGGCGGCACATCGCGGAGGGAGAGGTGCGTCGCTACATCCGGCACGACAACCCGTCGTACCCGTCGGCGTATGCGTTGGGCCGGGACGCCTTCCACGACCTGCGGCGGCGGTGGGACGCGGCGGGCGGCGGGCCGCTCGGCGCCTTCCACGACGCCGTCATGGGCTACGGGAGCATCCCGCACGCGCTGTTCGCCGACGACCTGCTGGCGCGCGCCGCGGCCGGGGCGGGACCCCGGTGACCCGCCGGGGAGGGCGGCGATGAGCGGCCTGGGGACGCGGCTGGCGGAGCTGCGCCACCGGCGCGGCTTCACGCTGCGCGGGCTGGCGGCCGAGGCCGGGGTCTCCCCCGCACTGCTGAGCCAGCTGGAGAACGGCACGACCGACCCGTCGCTGTCGACGCTGCGCAAGCTCGCCGGGGTGTTCGACACCTCGATCGCGGCGCTGTTCGAGGACCCCGACGCCCCACTGGTGCACCACAGCCGGCCCGGTGAGCGGGTGACCCTGACCGCACCCACCGGGAGCTTCGGCTACGACCGGCTCACCCCGGGCCGCGGCGACCTGGAGGTGCTGCACGTCGTGCTGGCCCCCGGGGACACCAGCTCGGCCACCGGCTGGTCGCACACCTCGACCGAGTGTGTCTACGTGGTGGCCGGGGAGGTCACCGTCGAGCTCGCCGGCGAGGACCACGTGCTCCCGGCCGGCCACGCCCTGACCTTCGACTCCCAGCTGCCGCACCGCTACCTGAACACCTCCGACACCCCCGCCGAGGCGATCCTCGCGGTCACCCCGCCGACGCCCTGAGGGGGCAGGGGCACCGCCCGCCCGCGAAGTGGCGCCAGGCACGGGGTGGCGCCAGGCACTTTGGGTCATGCAGATTGCGTCGCGGGCCACCCAAGGTGCATGACGCACACTGCATGGCGTGTCACGTCAGGGCGCGTCAGGACGCCACCCGGAGTCGTACCCCGGCATCGCCTGACGCCGTGTCGTCAGCAGGACCCCGGCGAGGTCCACCGGACTGCGGCCCGCTGAAGCGTAGGCCTGCTCGCGGGGCACGCCGTGCGCCAGGAGTGCCCGTCGCAGCTCGTCGGCCACGACGTCCGCGTCGGGCGTGGCGAACAGGACGAACCCGTCACCGGCGACCGGTGGGGGCGGCTGGCCCGGTCCGACCACGCTCGCGCGGGCCGGCCCGACGAACGACACCGCCTCCTTGGAGTTGACGAAGATGAACCACCGGGGCCACACGAGCGGGCGGGCACTGTTCACGATCCGGGAGATGTCGGCGTATGTCGCGATCGACGCCGGGTGGATCGAGCCGTACGGGATCGAGCGCACGCGACCGAGCCGCCGCCCGACCCGCACCCCGTGCCGGTGCAGAGTGAGCACCGCGGACGCCGACCAGGTGAGCCAGCCGGCGGAGAGGAGGGCAAACAGGAGGGTGAGGCCCCCGAAGAGCCACCGCTCCTCCGGGTCCGCCATGAAGAGGGTGCCCACCAGCAGGCAGGCGGGCGGCAGCGCGAGGTAGCACACGTCATACAGCGGGATCCGCGGGCGGAGGGTACTCACCGGCGGTCCGAGCCAGCCGGGCGCGCTCATCGGGCGGTGTCCGTCCGTCGTCCCCACTCCCCACACACCCGACCGATGCTCTCACGGGCCCCCTCGGCACCGAAGCGGGCCGGGTGTCCTACGGGGTGGGAGGAGAAGGACACCCGGCCCAGTCTTACTGCATACGGACCCACTGCTCGGCGTTCCAGGTGACGCCGTTCTGCGTTGCGGTGGACCGTACGTTCGCGATGGCGGAGTCGTAGGCGATCACGTTCGGGTGCGCGAACAGCGGGATGCCGTAAAGGTCCTGCCACAGTTCAGACTCGATCGTGGTCACCTGCTCCAGCCAGACGTCGTCGTCGGAGGAGGCGGCCAGGGTGGACCACGCCTCGTCGACCGTCTCGTTGCTGTAGCCGCCCATGTTCTGCCCGCGGCCGGTGGCGTAGATCTCCTGGCCGGAGGCCTTCTGACCCGAGCCGGCCCAGGCGAATAGCGCGACCTCGTAGTCGCCGGTGAACAGGGCGCCGTCCGGGGTCAGGAAGCTGCCGTCGCCGATGTCCTCGATGTCGAACCCGACCTGGTCGCAGCTGGACTTG contains:
- a CDS encoding amidohydrolase family protein is translated as MAGHGGTVYAGCSVFDGAGESSLPDQAIWVREGTVEQVGDRDAVLAAAEPEGVEVVDLGGGHVMPGLINMHVHLGLALPGPMGDAVARGGDADLVLLMAGAARRALHAGVTTARLVGESRYADFALRRSLERGEVVGPRLFTAGHALCCTGGHGHDSDALEADGADGFRRATREQLRAGADLIKVCISGGIAGEHEGIDTPQLTDEEMAAVIGTAHDWGRQVTAHAGPSSVIARAVELGVDGIEHGYQLTEQVCALMAERGVRYVPTITVSRCREFLELHQVPDWMIDRALSAAPEHWASLQRAIAAGVTIVMGSDTPPDAALDGTTATVREMELMAEAGMTPAQVLRSATSGAAEWLGAADRVGTLAPGAAADFLVLDADPAADVAALRTLHTVVQGGEPVRDDRGLLAGRGRR
- a CDS encoding LLM class flavin-dependent oxidoreductase, with amino-acid sequence MTAAATPWPERAVSVAVQSDKTPRDYARLATQAQGWGFDGVSVYADLGFQPPVPALQTMAEHSERLVLGPACLNPFTVHPVEIAGQIAALDAVSGGRAYLGLTRGSWLGELHLEQRAPVAALRDTVEIVNRLLAGNTGGYRGQAYGIRPGFRLRYRPLRDRIPVLLGVWGPRGAALAAELADEVKIGGSANPAMVSTMAHWLAEGCRQAGRLPDAVGVVAGAVTVVDHDRAAARALARTEVAMYLDVVAALDPTVTVDPDLLARLRDLLTEGRDSDAGALLPDDLLDRFAFAGNPADLAEHALTLFDAGATRIEFGTPHGLDSGRGLDLLGREVLPRIRSRHPSEASPTTYPEPA
- a CDS encoding TIGR04076 family protein, producing the protein MSEDTPHPVEAVTELSDLRVVVDRIEGRSVCGLRPGDFFEVTESNRVQIKPGRHFCLYALAAVLPLLPAKQRALDPGDWMARDSEVACPDPEERLIMRIERTGTRRIPTEDLT
- a CDS encoding helix-turn-helix domain-containing protein, coding for MSGLGTRLAELRHRRGFTLRGLAAEAGVSPALLSQLENGTTDPSLSTLRKLAGVFDTSIAALFEDPDAPLVHHSRPGERVTLTAPTGSFGYDRLTPGRGDLEVLHVVLAPGDTSSATGWSHTSTECVYVVAGEVTVELAGEDHVLPAGHALTFDSQLPHRYLNTSDTPAEAILAVTPPTP
- a CDS encoding DUF885 domain-containing protein — translated: MSRTTVRTIADKYVAALATTSPSAAEALGQVPEILVPDLSPQAAHARNDLQRRTLHALRDVPAEGAERVLAVAMRERLASDLALDDVGFTPRLLAPLATPVHQVRQVFDNLPTGDSAEVDRVLANLERVPTAYAQYREALTAAAADGHVVPSRQARIVAQQCRTWIDPAGADYYTALADRAAEHARDARAVRRAAEAATTATAELADWLEHTHARLGSEQDGVGIDFYEVTSKALLGTVVDLEETYAYGWARLAMLTREVQQVSRRITGGNGGLTEATAILDADSPRVPVGPLLVDWIQQRIQASVDAVDGTVFDLPDAARHCEGRLSTPGSGVIYYSPPDIARTRPGRVYWSTPPDAETMPVWREVSTVHHEGVPGHHLQYAISMSQPDLHPWQRYLCHVHGYAEGWAHYAEGRAESWGLVHDDADRLSVLLAQRWRAARIVIDIGLHLDLPIPPGNGVTRRRRWTRTSAREVLVQVSALDAHTATFEVDRYLGWPGQALAFCVGARLWEQALTQSRAVGGANFTEKGFHMTALQLGPMGLGPLQTLLTEQV
- a CDS encoding DUF885 domain-containing protein encodes the protein MATDPVLAGYADETHRADPLSPAGRALGLWDGRLPDPAAEADRATALRAHLADFDRLDPQDATGRLDLAVSRIDATHRLRELEELAPWTRIPYRATETLGAALQHAMTGELLHTTLADVPRFLRDAVAALDPRRVPGAYAEAALAALPGLGGLLAEAERVGADPAAVSGARTALTAYEEQVRDVAAEAGGSWVAGRDYLEHCLRDYFRLDVGVDELAAWGREQVARDQQRLTEHAAATGTGSWQEQIEAIRADHPAAEDLLDTYRAAVARSRRHTEELRLADLPAGEECLVDEVAEFQRHTMPMGFMDLAPTTGESLRSYLRITPVRRLEDGRPDPDHLAESCHALITTIAGHETYPGHHLQRVHHKRATAGNASIRRTFTSAVFVEGWGLYVEDVMRETGFMDSPGLTLYALRNSLWRSARVVVDVGLHTGTLSQEEAVEVLMREAALGRHIAEGEVRRYIRHDNPSYPSAYALGRDAFHDLRRRWDAAGGGPLGAFHDAVMGYGSIPHALFADDLLARAAAGAGPR